In Topomyia yanbarensis strain Yona2022 chromosome 2, ASM3024719v1, whole genome shotgun sequence, one DNA window encodes the following:
- the LOC131680929 gene encoding odorant receptor 63a-like encodes MLLFNKTLASNQRVLPVGLTLLHLIGLWGNRRERYRFGLLQSCIVVALIGPKAILGSGQVGFDSMARNLAEMIFLAENCISIVIFVYRRKSFEQLIKVLERFLHRDWPLPLRQEIELFNRRMHIFGLLYVVYICFMLIMYLSAPIVSTIVKMCFMDKAERGDFLLVMEVQFYWLDIRRNILHYTIYMIFCCPASACSAYQSTIKGAVFLVIIQYGSKLFDLVAKRIAAMEQLVNPNERRDELRKIIELHNLALKYLEHLETTVSLILINQTMNCILIWCLLMIYISTNFGPNAANVILLFVVLFGEMVVYCINGTLLSDKASKVVDAMYGYPWYQESVEMQKGAILVIQRAQRKSGITAAKFYFVNVARLGSMMQATYSYYLILKDRF; translated from the exons ATGTTGCTCTTTAACAAAACACTCGCCTCGAACCAGCGAGTGCTCCCAGTGGGACTGACACTATTGCACCTAATTGGTCTCTGGGGTAACCGTCGGGAGAGGTACCGATTCGGGCTACTGCAATCGTGCATAGTGGTTGCACTGATTGGCCCGAAAGCCATTCTCGGCTCCGGCCAGGTTGGATTTGATTCGATGGCTCGAAACTTAGCGGAGATGATTTTCCTGGCAGAAAATTGCATTTCCATAGTAATTTTCGTTTACAGAAGAAAATCGTTCGAACAGTTGATTAAGGTTTTAGAGCGGTTTTTGCATCGGGATTGGCCGCTACCATTACGGCAGGAGATTGAGTTGTTTAATCGACGAATGCATATTTTTGGCCTGTTGTACGTTGTCTATATATGCTTCATGCTAATTATGTACTTAAGTGCCCCGATAGTGTCCACGATCGTGAAAATGTGTTTCATGGACAAAGCGGAGAGAGGCGACTTTTTACTGGTCATGGAAGTACA ATTTTACTGGCTAGATATTCGACGCAACATTCTCCATTATACAATCTATATGATATTCTGTTGTCCGGCGTCTGCATGTTCGGCCTACCAAAGTACCATTAAGGGAGCTGTGTTCCTTGTAATTATTCAATACGGCTCTAAATTGTTTGATTTGGTAGCTAAACGCATCGCTGCCATGGAACAATTGGTCAACCCCAACGAACGTCGAGACGAACTTCGAAAAATAATTGAGCTGCATAATTTAGCTTTGAAATATTTGGAGCACTTGGAAACCACTGTCAGCCTCATTCTGATCAACCAAACGATGAATTGTATATTGATCTGGTGTCTGCTGATGATTTACATATCGACG AATTTCGGACCAAATGCGGCCAACGTGATCCTATTATTTGTTGTGCTGTTCGGAGAAATGGTTGTGTACTGCATCAACGGAACCCTTCTTAGCGATAAG GCATCTAAAGTTGTCGATGCGATGTACGGATATCCGTGGTACCAGGAGTCTGTCGAGATGCAGAAAGGTGCTATTTTGGTAATTCAGCGTGCTCAAAGAAAATCCGGCATCACTGCTGCAAAGTTTTACTTTGTTAACGTCGCAAGATTGGGATCGATGATGCAAGCGACCTACTCGTACTATCTTATTTTGAAGGATAGGTTCTAG